The Desmonostoc muscorum LEGE 12446 genome includes a region encoding these proteins:
- a CDS encoding 30S ribosomal protein S1 — protein MVNQNLTATEIGFTHEDFAALLDKYDYHFSPGDIVPGTVFSIEPRGALIDIGAKTAAYIPIQEMSINRVDAPEEVLQSNETREFFILTDENEDGQLTLSIRRIEYMRAWERVRQLQAEDATVRSGVFATNRGGALVRIEGLRGFIPGSHISTRKPKEELVGEELPLKFLEVDEERNRLVLSHRRALVERKMNRLEVGEVVIGTVRGIKPYGAFIDIGGVSGLLHISEISHEHIDTPHSVFNVNDEVKVMIIDLDAERGRISLSTKQLEPEPGDMIKNRDLVYDKAEEMAAKYREQLLAKQQGITAAPAGVVEVVAEEEVPPAAELEEEIPPAAELEEEIPPAAELEEEIPPATETEEEITAAIEE, from the coding sequence ATGGTCAATCAGAATTTAACCGCTACAGAAATTGGATTCACTCACGAAGATTTCGCTGCTCTACTTGACAAATACGATTATCATTTTAGCCCTGGAGATATTGTACCAGGAACCGTTTTCAGTATAGAGCCGCGCGGCGCTCTGATTGACATTGGTGCTAAAACAGCAGCATATATACCCATACAAGAAATGTCTATTAACCGGGTCGATGCCCCGGAAGAAGTCTTACAGTCAAACGAAACACGCGAATTTTTTATCCTCACCGATGAAAATGAAGATGGTCAGTTAACTCTTTCCATTCGCCGTATTGAGTATATGCGGGCTTGGGAACGCGTGCGACAACTGCAAGCAGAAGACGCTACCGTTCGTTCTGGCGTATTTGCAACCAATCGTGGTGGTGCATTGGTAAGAATTGAGGGATTGCGTGGTTTTATTCCCGGTTCCCACATCAGCACTCGCAAACCTAAAGAAGAATTGGTAGGTGAAGAACTACCACTGAAATTCCTAGAGGTGGACGAAGAACGTAACCGCTTAGTTCTATCCCACCGTCGCGCGTTAGTTGAGCGCAAGATGAACCGCCTAGAAGTTGGCGAGGTAGTGATTGGTACAGTTCGTGGTATCAAACCTTACGGTGCTTTCATTGACATTGGCGGCGTCAGTGGTCTACTACACATTTCCGAGATTTCTCACGAACATATTGATACACCTCATAGCGTGTTCAATGTCAATGATGAAGTGAAAGTTATGATCATTGATTTGGACGCAGAAAGAGGTCGGATTTCTCTATCTACCAAGCAATTAGAACCAGAACCTGGTGATATGATTAAAAACCGGGATTTGGTCTATGATAAAGCAGAAGAAATGGCTGCTAAGTATCGGGAGCAGCTGCTAGCTAAACAGCAAGGGATTACTGCTGCGCCTGCTGGAGTTGTGGAAGTTGTAGCAGAGGAAGAAGTTCCACCAGCAGCAGAACTTGAAGAGGAAATTCCACCAGCAGCAGAACTTGAAGAGGAAATTCCACCAGCAGCAGAACTTGAAGAGGAAATTCCACCAGCGACAGAAACCGAAGAAGAAATTACCGCAGCTATTGAAGAGTAA
- a CDS encoding photosystem II reaction center protein T, producing the protein MESVAYILIFTLCIGVLFFAIAFREPPRFDKKEK; encoded by the coding sequence ATGGAAAGCGTTGCGTACATCTTGATTTTTACCTTGTGTATAGGTGTTCTCTTCTTTGCGATCGCATTTCGCGAACCCCCCCGCTTTGATAAAAAAGAGAAGTAG
- the psbB gene encoding photosystem II chlorophyll-binding protein CP47 — protein sequence MGLPWYRVHTVVLNDPGRLISVHLMHTALVAGWAGSMALYELAVYDPSDPVLNPMWRQGMFVLPFLARLGVTQSWGGWSVSSASTGDPGFWSFEGVAAAHIILSGLLFLAAVWHWVYWDLELFRDPRTGEPALDLPKMFGIHLFLSGLLCFGFGAFHLTGLFGPGMWVSDAYGVTGSIQAVAPEWGPNGFNPYNPGGVVAHHIAAGVVGIIAGLFHLTVRPPERLYKALRMGNIETVLSSSIAAVFFAAFVVAGTMWYGNATTPIELFGPTRYQWDQGYFRQEIERRVQTSVGQGATLEQAWSQIPEKLAFYDYVGNSPAKGGLFRTGPMVKGDGIAQSWQGHAVFKDSEGRELTVRRLPNFFETFPVVLTDADGVVRADIPFRRAESKYSFEQSGVTVSFYGGDLNGKTFTDPADVKKYARKAQGGEIFEFDRETLNSDGVFRTSPRGWFTFGHAVFALLFFFGHLWHGARTIYRDVFAGVEADLEEQVEWGLFQKVGDKSTRRKEAL from the coding sequence ATGGGACTACCCTGGTACCGAGTACACACAGTCGTTCTGAATGATCCAGGGCGGCTGATTTCTGTACACCTGATGCATACAGCCCTAGTAGCAGGCTGGGCTGGTTCGATGGCACTATACGAACTGGCTGTCTATGACCCAAGCGATCCGGTTCTCAACCCGATGTGGCGTCAAGGAATGTTCGTGCTGCCCTTCCTAGCACGTTTGGGCGTTACCCAATCTTGGGGTGGTTGGAGTGTTAGTAGTGCTTCAACAGGCGATCCTGGCTTCTGGTCATTTGAAGGGGTTGCTGCGGCTCACATCATTCTTTCCGGTTTATTATTCCTAGCTGCTGTTTGGCACTGGGTTTACTGGGATTTGGAACTCTTTAGAGACCCCCGCACAGGTGAACCCGCTCTAGACTTGCCAAAAATGTTTGGCATTCACCTGTTCTTATCCGGTCTTCTTTGTTTTGGATTTGGTGCTTTTCACCTCACCGGACTATTTGGTCCGGGGATGTGGGTTTCTGATGCCTACGGTGTCACTGGTAGCATCCAGGCAGTAGCACCAGAATGGGGACCAAATGGTTTTAACCCATATAACCCTGGCGGTGTTGTGGCTCACCACATTGCTGCTGGTGTTGTTGGTATTATTGCAGGCTTATTCCACCTCACAGTCCGACCCCCCGAAAGGCTTTACAAAGCACTGCGGATGGGGAACATTGAAACAGTACTTTCTAGCAGTATCGCGGCAGTATTCTTTGCTGCTTTCGTGGTAGCTGGTACTATGTGGTACGGTAACGCTACCACCCCCATTGAACTGTTTGGCCCTACCCGCTACCAATGGGATCAAGGCTACTTCCGTCAAGAAATTGAGCGTCGCGTCCAAACCAGCGTTGGCCAAGGTGCAACCCTTGAACAAGCTTGGTCGCAGATTCCAGAAAAACTGGCTTTCTACGATTACGTCGGCAATAGCCCCGCCAAAGGCGGTCTATTCCGTACAGGACCGATGGTTAAGGGTGATGGCATTGCCCAATCTTGGCAAGGTCACGCTGTATTCAAAGATTCTGAAGGACGCGAATTAACCGTGCGTCGTCTACCCAACTTCTTTGAAACCTTCCCAGTAGTCTTGACCGACGCCGATGGAGTTGTCCGCGCTGACATTCCCTTCCGTCGGGCAGAATCTAAGTATAGCTTCGAGCAATCTGGTGTCACCGTTAGTTTCTACGGTGGTGACCTCAACGGTAAGACCTTCACAGACCCAGCCGATGTGAAGAAATATGCTCGTAAAGCTCAAGGCGGTGAAATCTTTGAATTTGACCGGGAAACCTTGAACTCTGACGGCGTATTCCGCACCAGTCCTAGAGGTTGGTTTACCTTTGGACATGCTGTGTTTGCTCTGCTATTCTTCTTCGGTCACCTGTGGCATGGCGCTCGTACAATCTACAGAGACGTATTCGCCGGTGTTGAAGCGGATCTAGAAGAACAAGTTGAATGGGGTCTATTCCAGAAAGTGGGTGACAAGTCAACCCGCCGGAAGGAAGCACTCTAA